ATCGAACAATTGTGTTCCGGTCGACTCCCTATCGTTTCGTACTCGGGATCACAGTGCTATAGTTCCATGGATACACAGACGTTCGAGGACAGCACCGTAGAATctcaaaatatagaatattttgaggAACTGGCAGGTGAAAGAGACTCGGGTGAGAAAAGATCGGTGATGGATTTCGCCAGGTCTAAAGGCAAAGACAAGTTTGCGTTGACGATGACGGTAATGGCCGCCGCTCATCGTTTGCTAATTACCAACACCACGATCACGAGAAGATCGCTCTATTACGATCTAAAAAACGAGAAGTCGTTAAGCCTGGTGCCTGAACAGAGACACGTCGACCTGGCCGTGAACCAGGTGGCAAGAATTTTGAACTGCGCACCTTGGGATCTCAGTAAGCTCTATTTCCTTCGTACCCTTTCTTTAATTGTCCGCCctttaattattcagaataGTATTAGCATAGATTATCGctcgaaaataaatgtctgtATAATCGGTCAATATTTCTGCTATTAAATATACGATTTCAAAGACAACTATATCCaatcgattaaattataaaaagctcGCATGAAAGTCAGTTTTAAACAATACTCACTATCAATAAGCATATTGAGAACACtgtaatgttatataaatattccttCATGTCAGTGCTccaagaaaattcaaattaatagaaaatcgcacagaattatattaaactctatattttggaaaaaatgCTGTCATCGAATTAAAACGAGACAACAGCTGCACTTCGTTGGCGGATCTCACAAAGTTAGGGCACCGCGTTTGCAACCTGGATTCCCTGCAATCCGTGCATCACCGGCAAACAATCCATTAACGAGATGTTTGCCGCGTCCCGTGAATTTACGTCGTAACAACCGGAAACAGTCTCGTAATCCACGGCATTAACAATCAATTGTACAGATCTCCTGCCCACGTCAAAGGGATTAGCGGCCGGCGAATTGACCCTACGGCTGATCGATAATCGAATTATCGACTGCACCGTGCCGGGCGGCGCCCTTATACCGCACATCGCGTCCACCTTGATTTCCGCCCGCGCCAAAGCGAAAATGGTGTTGATCGTCGAGAAGGACTCGGTGTTCCAGAAATTATTGGAGGACGGCTGCACCGGGTCGCTGGGCTGCATTCTGGTCACCGGGAAGGGCTACCCGGACGTGGCCACGAGAATGCTGGTGAAACTGTTGGCGGAGAGGATGGCGCTTCCGGTTTACGCGCTGGTCGACGCCGACCCGTTCGGCGTCGACATCATGTGCGTCTACCggtaaattatacaatttatacgcCGCGATGGAATTTATCGATCCGACGATCTGCAAGCTCTGACGTCGATAGCGAGGCAGATTATGGATAtcttaaatgaatttttattaattgttttaacacAGAATAATCGTTTTATGATTTGATGAAATTTGAAGATGGTACGCTGCTTTACTAGACAATGAGCAGAAAGATTATTAAAGATGGCAATTGGTTGCACTGATAAACAAAGAACAGTATtctcttaacatttttaaacaatgtgTTTGtctattactttttataccagattataaatatattcgttatattattaggaccttgaataagttttcgctgttttcttttcaaaataaaaactttgttaaaaatataacgtttAAAATCAGTGCTCCTAAtcaattcttctatttttctggcagtaaaagaattttcgtCGTTAAAACAATTCGTCTTTCGAGGCAATccattataaaaaaaatcaagaaGAGATAGTCTTTTCGAGCAATTTGAATAGTTACGAAATTTTGTTCACTCATTGTCTAGTAAAATTAGTCGATTTAAAGGTACAAGAAATTTGAGAAggtttgattaatttttgaaatagttatTTTGGTTTTGTcgattagaattaaatataattggtCGAGCAGAGTTGCAAGGAATGACGAGGTTTTTAATTCCGTTGATAAACAGCTTCGGATCCGCGAGTTTGTCCAACCAAGAGGAGTGCTTGGCTTGCCCGAACGTGCGCTGGCTCGGCGTTCATCCGTCGGAATTAGTTGGCCTGGGTGTGAACACGGTACCCCTGACCGAATACGATTTATCGAAATTGAACGCCATCGAGGGCCGGCCGTACATGACCGAGGCGCTCCTCGGAGAGCTTAGGATTATGCGAGCTGGCAAGGCCGAGATAGAAAACGTCTCCTCCTTCTCTAGGAGATTCCTTGCGGCGACCTATCTGCCTTGTAAAATTAAAGGTGACGACTGCATCTAACGCGATCGATGAAAAACGAACACTAAACTATAACAAATACCTATATCACAAAAACTATAATACACGATACTTTTATTatccataaataaatttaatttcaattaattttagttcCAATTGTAATTCGTTTGAATTAAATAGTTCTCCATCTCTAATCTCTGAATCAGATATCTGttgaaaattaacttttatttataaagcgaagtaatttatttaattgactaTCTTTACTTCGTTTTGTGTACAAGATTGTTTCTTTCTCGTTTGgagtgtaacaattttagtggatATTCtggattatattatttgactaGAGTGTTTCGGCTCAGTTGTCGCATCTGTAAGTGAAAAttcatgatatttttaattttcgatcgaGCGAAGGTAAGACACGATGTCCCAGACAAATCGCTACCTTCTGCGATCGCAAAGATTCTGTTTTCGGCTGCgcgtccgccattttggtGTCGCAGTCGTTGTCGCTGTCCTCCAGGGTCACCAATTCTGGGACTTTCCTGAACGATCCTAAGCAGATGACACTGCTCTCCGACGATCTTCTCGAGAGCGTCAAAGACTCGGGCGTGAGCGTTTGCGT
The sequence above is a segment of the Augochlora pura isolate Apur16 unplaced genomic scaffold, APUR_v2.2.1 APUR_unplaced_151, whole genome shotgun sequence genome. Coding sequences within it:
- the Mei-w68 gene encoding meiotic W68, coding for MDTQTFEDSTVESQNIEYFEELAGERDSGEKRSVMDFARSKGKDKFALTMTVMAAAHRLLITNTTITRRSLYYDLKNEKSLSLVPEQRHVDLAVNQVARILNCAPWDLNLLPTSKGLAAGELTLRLIDNRIIDCTVPGGALIPHIASTLISARAKAKMVLIVEKDSVFQKLLEDGCTGSLGCILVTGKGYPDVATRMLVKLLAERMALPVYALVDADPFGVDIMCVYRFGSASLSNQEECLACPNVRWLGVHPSELVGLGVNTVPLTEYDLSKLNAIEGRPYMTEALLGELRIMRAGKAEIENVSSFSRRFLAATYLPCKIKGDDCI